The Faecalibacterium sp. I3-3-33 DNA window GTCCACGCCGTCCACGGTCAGGGTGTAGGTGTTCTTCTCGTACTGCGGTTTCAGCGTGACGTTGTTTGCAGGCATCTTGAAGGTAATAGTTGCCTTGGTGGTGTCCGTACCCTCGGGCACGCCATCTACCTCCCAACCGGTGAAGGTGTAACCGTCCTTCTCAGGTGCAGTAACCGTGACGTCCTCATCAAAGACACGCTGTTCGTCCTTCCCATCCACGGTCAGGGTGTAGGAGATCGGCTCATAGACGCTCTTCAAGCGGACGTCGTTTGCGGGCATGGTGAACCGGATCTCGATATGCGTGCCGGTATCGGTGATGGTATACGCATCCTCTGCCAGTCCTTCGACCGTCCAGATAACGTTATAGCCTTCCCGCTTTTCAGCGCCAAGGGTGATCTTATCGCCCACGTTTTGCTCCATGCCTTCCTGACCATTCCAGTAGTACTTCGGCTTGGTCGGCTCGGGCACAACATAGGTGCCCACCTGATAAATTCTGAAATCAACCTCGGCGTGGGCGTCTGCAATGTAGTTCTTACCCGCCGTCACCTTGACGTACACATCGTAGCTGCCGGGGGCGGTGGGAACCGTCTCGCTTTGGTCGGTGCCGTACAGCAGGGTCATCTTCGGGTCGGCATCGTAGTAATTTGTGCCGGTGTATTTCACCTTGTTCTTGGCGGCATCGTAGGTAAAGTCCTTAGCCTCGGGCGTGTAGCGGATAGAATCCTCACCTATAACAATAGAACCGGCCTTGTACTTTTTGCCTTCCTCTGCAACGATGGTTCCCTGATAGCGGCCATACGCATTCGGTATCTCGTTGATAAAGATCTTGCCCTTGTTTACACCGGTAATGCACTTGAACTCAAGTGTGCTCTTGCCAACGCCTTCTGGGCTGGTCAGCGTGAAGGTGCCATCCTCGTTGTCGTTGGGATTAAAGTCATCCAGCGTAAAGCCCTCAAAGGGCAGCTTTTCAGCCACGGTGTAGCTATCCACATAGTCTCTGCTGCCGTCGTAGTAATCGTCATACTCCACAGCAAGCCAGACGTAGTAGGTGCCTGCCTCGGTGGGCACAGTTGCCGTAGCAGTCGAATCGTCGTTTGTGGTGTTGTACACAAGGTCAGCCTTCGGGACTGCGTTGCCATAATACTTCGGGCCGGTATAGGTTGCCGTACCGGCGTCGAAGTCAAAGCTGAAGTTCCCTATCGTCGGCCTATATTTGCGCACAACCGGTTCCTCTGCAACCAGAACGCGGCCGGCCGTGTACCGCTCGCCCTCCGTGGCCTCGATGTATACCTTATAGCTGCCGTACTCGGTTTGGGACGGGAAGTGGTCAAGCTCTGCGTTGTTGTCGGTGCGCACACTGACGAGGCTCAGCTCGCCCACGCCCTCCTGATCGCAGGTAATGATCGGGTCCTCTATAGTCCCCTCAAGCTTAAAGTTGCTCTCCTTCAGGGAAGAGAAGGGCAGCTTTTCGCTGTCTGTGACAGTATAGGTGTCCACTTCGTACTGGGTGCCATAGTAGTGGTCGCTATAATCCACCACGATGTTGACAGAGTAGGTACCTGCCTTGGTAGGCTTCGTCACAGACGCGGACGAGCCATCCTCTGTGACATACTGGATGGAATAATGCGGGGCATCCTCAAAATACATCTTGCCGGTATAGTTTGCAGTTTGGGTCTTGGGGTCATACGCAAAGTCGGTGCGCTTCGGTTGATATCTGCGTACCACCTCGCCGATCTCAAGCGAGCCTTCTGTGTACTTGTCGCCCTCTTTCGCGACGATGCGCTGCTTGTAGACGCCATATAGGTCATTTGCCGCCGGGTAGGTTGCAAACTCCGCGTTATCGTAGGTGCGCACATAGACGAGGCTCAATTCGCCCACGCCTTCCTTGCTGCTGGTAACGGTCTGATGTTCGATCGTCCCGGAAACGGTAAAGTCGCTCTTGCTCAGGGAAGAGAAGGGCAGCTTTCCGGTGGCAGCCACGTTCACCACAATAGGCTCGCCGTCATTCTTGGCGGTGATAGTCAGCGAGCGGTCAATGGCAGAGGTGCCCTCGTTGTAATCGCTGGCTTCCGCACCGTTGATGTTCGTGACTGCATTGCTGAAGCGGATCTCTGCCTTGACATTACCGATAAGGTAAACCGCGTCTGTTGCTGCGGCATAGTCGTTGAGGCGTTCCACAGTGCCGTCCGTCATCATCAGCTTGCTCTGCTGCTGACCGGCGGCAAGGAATCTGCTTTCGATAAAGCCGCAGCTCACCGTATTGGAAATAGCAGCCTTGCTGTCGCTGTCCGTTTTCAGGCTGCCAAGGATCACGGCATTCCGGATGACCGTTGCCTCCGAGGCATAGTTCGGCAGCTGGACATCGTGGAACACGCCGCCGGTGACCTCGCTGTTCTTGTTCAGCTGGACCTCTGCGATGAATGAGCCGCCGGTGATCGTGCCATAAGCGCGGACGACATCATAGAAGCTGCCGCCTGCGATGGTGCTGTTTTCATCCATGTAGACATCCTTCTGGAAGGTGCCGTCCTGAATGATGGTGTTCTCCATACCAACAGAGCCATCTGCCACGATGCCGGTGACAGTCACATTTGCAAAAGTAATCTGCTCCACGGCAATGGCCTTATGGTAGGGGTTGATGGTATCCGAAGTAAGATCCACCGGGTTGCCGTCCGGGGTGGTGATGTAGAGCGCCGTGCGTGTCCTTCCGTTCTCTTTCGTGGTGGCGTACTTCCAGCCCAGACCCTCATAGAGGTTAGCCGTCATGCCCTCGCCGCTCACCGGCACACCGGTCACGCCGGTCAGGTCGGGCAGACCCTCTTCGGTAATGCGCAGGGGCTTGAGGTCGCTTGGATCGGTAGACTTATTCACAAAGATCTCTGCGCCGTCATTGTTGCCGGTAATGCGCAGCACCTTGCCATCGGCAGAGGTGTTGGCGTTGTAGCTGCTGACCGGTGCCTCGTTGATGCTCAGCACATCGGTGTTCAGGGTAAGCTCTGCGCTGCCTGCGCCCACCAGATAGATGGTATTGGTGGAAAGAGGCAGAGTACTGCCGTTCATCGCAGTCACATTGCCGTTGCGCACCACCAGTGTGCTGAGCTGCTGTCCATCGGCCAGCAGATTCTGGATGCCGTCAGGCAGTTCGCCCAGAACCGTATTCGAAACGGTGTAGGTGTTATTGCCATAGGTATTGAAATTGCAGCTTTGGATCACCGCATTGGTGATAGAGCACGAGCCATTGCAGTACAGGGAATCAAAGGTGCCGCCGGTGATCTCGACCGCACTGTTCCCATTGATCGAGTTGATGCCCGCGCTGACATTGTGGAAGGTGCCGTCGCTGATCTTACCGCTGTAAATATTCAGTCGGCCGTTTTTGCCAAACTCACCGCCGGTAATATTGGCATTGGTGATCTCGACATAGCAGTTGATAGGCACATCGCTCAGCAGGCTGAAGTCGAAGTTCGCGCCGCCCTGATCCAGGATCTGCAAAATGCTTTCATTGCTGCTGTCGTTGGGGTAGCAGTTATAAGCCCAGCCGTTGCCCATGTAAACACGGCGCAGCTTCGTGTCCGTGTCCAGACTGTCCACATGGGTCACGTCGGTCAGGTCGGGCTGACCCTCATTGTTAAAGCGCAGTTCTGTGGCGCCAAGTACCATAGGAACCAGCTTCATGGGTGCGTCGTCCTGCGCCGGGATCATGTTAAAGCTGGCGGAAAGCGTTTTTCC harbors:
- a CDS encoding InlB B-repeat-containing protein, with protein sequence MKKRIVSMILALSMMLSILPVSAFADAGAGFSSAAAEETNSITYSSEEEHEAVGKNSETNNQVVKIKIGTNGLPKAAAGTGWSFDETTGLTITGTGSEDTEYILDGTVSCNVTVKNANSYTVYLLDGTVTGTLLIEADNMYGVYVLGGSYADVQLNLGTIDGGTYDKLTENGGNVRGGFFRDISGLSASTQQQAHQLLLPEGCTLNGQKETKIYIIKKYNYSGDGNNLELAVESDTGCEVWAVASTGGSVMALPAGTQNYAFTYFGSTIATISISADGKTLSASFNMIPAQDDAPMKLVPMVLGATELRFNNEGQPDLTDVTHVDSLDTDTKLRRVYMGNGWAYNCYPNDSSNESILQILDQGGANFDFSLLSDVPINCYVEITNANITGGEFGKNGRLNIYSGKISDGTFHNVSAGINSINGNSAVEITGGTFDSLYCNGSCSITNAVIQSCNFNTYGNNTYTVSNTVLGELPDGIQNLLADGQQLSTLVVRNGNVTAMNGSTLPLSTNTIYLVGAGSAELTLNTDVLSINEAPVSSYNANTSADGKVLRITGNNDGAEIFVNKSTDPSDLKPLRITEEGLPDLTGVTGVPVSGEGMTANLYEGLGWKYATTKENGRTRTALYITTPDGNPVDLTSDTINPYHKAIAVEQITFANVTVTGIVADGSVGMENTIIQDGTFQKDVYMDENSTIAGGSFYDVVRAYGTITGGSFIAEVQLNKNSEVTGGVFHDVQLPNYASEATVIRNAVILGSLKTDSDSKAAISNTVSCGFIESRFLAAGQQQSKLMMTDGTVERLNDYAAATDAVYLIGNVKAEIRFSNAVTNINGAEASDYNEGTSAIDRSLTITAKNDGEPIVVNVAATGKLPFSSLSKSDFTVSGTIEHQTVTSSKEGVGELSLVYVRTYDNAEFATYPAANDLYGVYKQRIVAKEGDKYTEGSLEIGEVVRRYQPKRTDFAYDPKTQTANYTGKMYFEDAPHYSIQYVTEDGSSASVTKPTKAGTYSVNIVVDYSDHYYGTQYEVDTYTVTDSEKLPFSSLKESNFKLEGTIEDPIITCDQEGVGELSLVSVRTDNNAELDHFPSQTEYGSYKVYIEATEGERYTAGRVLVAEEPVVRKYRPTIGNFSFDFDAGTATYTGPKYYGNAVPKADLVYNTTNDDSTATATVPTEAGTYYVWLAVEYDDYYDGSRDYVDSYTVAEKLPFEGFTLDDFNPNDNEDGTFTLTSPEGVGKSTLEFKCITGVNKGKIFINEIPNAYGRYQGTIVAEEGKKYKAGSIVIGEDSIRYTPEAKDFTYDAAKNKVKYTGTNYYDADPKMTLLYGTDQSETVPTAPGSYDVYVKVTAGKNYIADAHAEVDFRIYQVGTYVVPEPTKPKYYWNGQEGMEQNVGDKITLGAEKREGYNVIWTVEGLAEDAYTITDTGTHIEIRFTMPANDVRLKSVYEPISYTLTVDGKDEQRVFDEDVTVTAPEKDGYTFTGWEVDGVPEGTDTTKATITFKMPANNVTLKPQYEKNTYTLTVDGVDEPRVFDENVTVTAPEKDGYTFTGWEVTGLPADVDTTKATITFTMPANNVTLKAQYTENAPKTYKLDVSDATITLKDGSDVADLTAVPVGTELVATAPEKDGYTFTGWEVTGLPADVDTTKATITFKMPANNVTLKPQYEKNTYTLTVDGVDEPRVFDENVMVTAPEKDGYTFTGWEVTGLSADVDTTKATISFKMPANNVTLKPQYEKNTYTLTVDGVDEPRVFDENVTVTAPEKDGYTFTGWEVDGVPEGTDTTSETISFKMPANNVTLKPQYEKNTYTLTVNGKPEQRTVGEEVTLTARKPEGMTFKKWEIKKGLAADAVDINSETITFTMPANDVEISAIYDKVPTPDPDPETKTYKLEVKNAQIFLKDGSAVADLEAVPVDTELKAIAYADTETEVFKCWTGLELTEEQSTARVVYFTMPDHDVNLMAVFVTPTNKLDVSDAKVTLKDGSDVTDLTAVPVGTELVATAPEKDGYTFTGWEVTGLSADVDTTKATITFKMPANNVKLEPQYEKNTYTLTVDGVDEPRVFDENVTVTAPEKDGHTFTGWEVTGLPADVDTTKATISFKMPANNVTLKAQYTENAPKTYKLDVSDATITLKDGGAVADLKAVPAGTELKATADEDTETSVFKSWSCTGLELTEEQRIARVVEFTMPDHDVELTAVFEVPATPDPDPTPAPSDDGGGAVIVAVAAVGGAAIGVGAYIAGTTAYLKSVLPEGMAIPANRQQLAVALWTAAGKPATQSTALFNDVAADAAELQAIRWVVETGLMTAQDGNFKPGSRVGRMEVIRTWKAYQQRG